From the Streptomyces sp. SN-593 genome, the window CCAGGACGAAGCAGGGGAAGCGCTCTCCTCCGGTCACGCGAAGCAGCGCGCGCTCCTTCAACTCGACCTCGCACAAGCACGTTTGGCATCCGGGCGGGTCGATGGCGCATTCGCCCTCGCAACCCGGGCGTTGGAGACAGGCGTGCGCTACCGTTCCGGTCGGATCGTGGAGAGGGCGCGAGCTGTACGCCGCTCCCACACGTCGTCCACCCCGCCGAAGGTCGTCAGGGATTTCGACGAACGACTCCACGGCGTCTACCTCTGATCAGCGACGAACGTAAGGGCAGGTCAACGTGCGATTGGGCATCACCGGCCACCGCGGGCTGCCGGACCATGCGGCGCGGCTCGTCCGGGCCGCACTCACCACGGTGATCGAGCAGTACCCGCCGACCGACCTGATCGGGGTCAGCTGCATCGCCGACGGCCCCGACGCATGGTTCGCGGAAGCGGTACTCGACCACGGCGGGCAGATCGAAGTCGTCATCCCGGCCGAGGAATACCGCGAGAACCTCCCCGAGTCCCATCACGCCACCTACGACGCGCTTCTCCGGCGAGCCTGCGAAGTCCACGTCACCGGGCTCAAGGAGTCCACCTCCGAAGCCCACCAGGCCGGCAGCGAAATCCTCGTCGGCGTCGTCGACCTGCTCCTGGCCGTCTGGGACGGCCAGCCCGCCCGCGGCTACGGGGGCACCGCCGACGTCGTCGCCTACGCGAAACGCACCGGCGTGCCCTACTCCGTCATCTGGCCCGAGGGCGCCACCCGGGACTGACGCCAACCGAACGCGATGCGGGCAGCAGCTGAGTCGTACGCGAGGAGAACCGTGAACCTGCTCCCCACCCTGACCACCACCGACGTCCAGCAGCAGGCACCGCAGGTCGCCGTCCTCCCCGTCGGCTCGTACGAACAGCACGGCTCCCACCTGCCGCTCGTCACGGACACCGCCATCGCCTGCATCCTCGTCCGGGAGATCGCCGCCGCGTACCCCGTCCTGCCGCTCCCACCGGTCACCATCGCGTGCAGCCACGAACACGGCACCTGGCCCGGCACCGTCAGCATCAGCGCCCGCACCCTCCACGCCGTGATCACCGACATCGCCCAATCCCTCGAAGCATCCGGCATCCGCAAACTCGTCGTGGTCAACGGCCACGGCGGCAACTACGTGCTCTCCAACGTCGTCCAGGAAGCCAACCTCACCGAACCCCGTATGACCCTCTTCCCCACCGCGGCCGAATGGACCCGCGCCCGCGAACACGCGGGCCTTGCCACCAACTCCCACGACGACATGCACGCCGGCGAGATAGAGACCTCGATCCTCCTGCACGCCGAACCCGACCTCGTCCGCCCCGGCTACGAAACCGCCGACCACGCCGCCCCCGAGCGCCCCTTCCTCCTCACCCACGGCATGCGCGCCTACACCGACACCGGCGTCATCGGCTTCCCCTCCCACGCCACATCAGCCAAGGGCAAAGCCGTCCTGACCAGCCTCACCCACGACTTCGAAACCCACCTCCACGCCCTCAACGAAACAGGGCCGACCACCAACGCGTAGGAGGTCTACCGGCATCAAGCCCGCCACGCAGCGCGAAGGACAGCTGGACAGGTGCTGGCGGCCATAAGCTCCCGGACATGAGTCCGCGCCTGAGCACCGTGATCCTGCCGATCTACCGTTGGGCCGAGGGTCGAAAGGTATGGCAGGGAGCCGAGGAACTCGGCTCCCACACCGCCTACAAACCCGGCTGGGAGATCCCCGGCGGCTACCTCCACCCCGGGGAGACCCCGAGCGAAGGTGCCGCCCGCGAGCTCAAGGAGCTGGGCCTCACCACCCCCATCGGCCGCCTCCACGTCGCCGATTAGGAACCCCACCCGAGCGAGGGCGACAAGCTCCTCTTCGTCTTCGACGGCGGCCTTATCACCGACGCGGACCGCGCCCGGATCACCCCGGACGGCGTGGAGATCGGTGAGTACGCCTTCCACGAAGAGAATCAGCTCGACGCCGTCCTGATCCCTCGCCTTGCTCGTCGGATTCACGCAGCATTCGCGGCGAAAGCAAACCGAAAGACCGTCTACCTGGAGCACGGCAGCATGAGCGGATCATGACGTTCGCCGGTCTGCAATCGAGCGAGCGCAAGCCATCCCCCAGTCCGAGTGCCACGATCATCGAAACTCGGCAGCAGGACACGTTCTAATCGACGTTCAGGCGCCGTTCTTGATCGCCGCGGCGCCGAGCCTATGCCGCGAGGGTGATGGGCTTGGCCGTCTGCTCCAGTTCCTTGAAGATGACCTTGAGCCGTTCGAGTTCGTCACCCGTGAACAGGTCGTCCGGCCCCCCGGGGGCGAGGTCGGCAAACGAGTCCTCGTAGAGATCTCCCAGGCTGAGGATTCCGCGCCTGACAACCGCGTCGATAACCAGTGTCAGGAAGTCGAATTGGCGGGAGCTGAGCTCCTTGCCCGCGCAGAATGCCTCGAATGCCTTCTGCGCGGCCTGCCGATCCAACCCGCACAGCCCGCGCACGAAGAGACCAAGCCCTCCGGATGAGCGCACCTCGTCCAGGTCTTCGGGTGAGGCGACAGCCTCCGCGAGGAAGACCTCCTCCAGACTTGCAAGATCGAGCTCGGTGATCTGCTCGTTGAGACGCAGTTTGCGCACCACCGGCTGATCTTCATGGCGAAGGAGATAGGCCCGCGCCTTCTGCTTGAAGCGCTGCTCGTCCGTGCCTTGGGGCATGCCCTCGATCTCCGCCTCACTGATGTCGCCGAACTCGTCGACGAAGTCGGTGTAGACGATGTTTCGCTTGACAGCGGGGTCGGTGAGCCGAGCGAGCTGGCGCAAACGACGCCGCATATCCTCCAGCATCGGGAGCGTCACGTCGTTCCACCACTCCTCTCCGGACACCGCTTCCAGAAGTTCCGCTTGCTCGCGGACCACGGGGATGTTGGTCTTGGTCAGCAGGTTGGAGGCGATGTCCTGGATCTTCGTGCGCAGCTTGGCGAACTCATTGCCGCCTTCCAGCGCGGCGAGCTGGAGACCATACGCCATCAGGTCGAACCGCCTGGCCTCCTCGCCCGTCTCTTCATCGGGACGGAACTCGCTGGGGAGACCGAGCAGGTGGTCACGGATCTCGGTGTCCGCGGCGTCGTCCACCCGGTGCCAGCTGCCGAACTCGCCGAAGGTCTCGATCTCCCTACGGTGCGGGCGCACCAGGAAGTTGTCCAGGTTCATACCGGTGACAGTCCGATGCAGCCGGTGGGCGAGCGCCCAGCGGATCTCGGCCTCAGTACTGATCGCATCGGGGCCAGCATCGCGTGCAGGATCGGGCTGCTGCCGCTTGTCCAGGACCCGCACCAGGTCAAGCTGGCGCCGTAGGAGCTGTTCGGTGAGGGTGACGGCTCTGCGTCCCTCTGACCGGTCGAGTTGGCTGTTGAAGAAGTCGATGTTGCCGCAGAAGTCGAAGACGTAGAAGTTCTGCTTGTTGTGCGCGGGGTTGGTGGAATCGGGACCATAGAGGGCCGGACGCAGGCGGGTGCCGCGACCGATCATCTGCCAGAACTTGGTCCTGGAGAAGACCGGCTTGGCGAAGACCAGATTCACCACCTCGGGCACGTCGATACCGGTGTCGAGCATGTCGACGGAGATGGCGATGTCGGGAGCGTTCGGCGGGTTCTTCGGGTTGGAGAAGGCGTCAATGAGGGACTGTGCGTAGGTCTCTTTGTACGTGATCACACGCGCTGTATGGCCGGCACCCTTCGGATAATTGGCGTTGTAGCGGGCCTCGATGTAGCGGGCGTGTTCGTTGTTCTTGGCGAAGATGATCGTCTTGCCGAGCCGGTCACCGCCCTCGACGCGGTGACCACGCGTCATGAGCGTCTCCAGCATCTTGTCCACGGTGTTGTCGTTGAAGAGGTACTTGTTCATCTCGTCACGGCTCACCGCGTCCGGGATGTCACCGTCCTCGGTCCACTCCATGGCGTCCCACTCGGCCTTCTCCTCGTCCGAGAGGTCGGCGTAACGAATGCCGTGCTCCATGAACTTCAGCGGTACCTTGACCGCCTTGGGCAGGACGAGATAGTGCTCGGCGGCCGCTTCCTGGAGGTCGTACGAGTCGGTCGGGACCCCGTCCTCCATGGCGAACAGCTTGTACGTGTTGTGGTCGATCTCGTTCTTGGGCGTGGCGGTCAGGCCGAGCAGCAGCGAGTCGAAGTAGCGGAACAGCTCGCCGTACTTCGCGTACACGGAGCGGTGTGCCTCGTCGATCACGATCAGGTCGAAGTGGCCGGGACCGAAGCGGCGACGGCCCGCGCCGTCGATGACATCGATCTGCTTCATCATCGTCTGGTACGTGGAGAGGTAGACACGGGCCGCCGCACCCCTGTCGTCGAGGAGGCTGGCCACCGGGGTGTTCGGCAGGTTCTCCTTGAACGCCTTCATCGCTTGGGTGACCAATGCCTGCCGGTCGGCGAGGAACAGCACCCGCTGCGCCCACCCCGCCTTCATCAACTGGTCCACGAGGGCCACGGTGGTACGGGTCTTGCCAGTGCCAGTCGCCATGACGAGCAGCGCCTGCCGCCCCCGGTCCCGCTCGAAGGTCTCGCCCACACGCTTGATCGCACGAAGCTGGTAGGGACGGCCGGCGATCTTCTCGTTCACCGGTGTGGTCGTCAGGGAGAGGCGCCCGGCACGCTGCCGGATGTGCCAATGCAGCTCGTCCCTCGTGAAGAAACCCTGCACCTGGCGGGGCGGGTAGCCAAGGCCGTCGTCCCAGAGATAGGTCTCGTATCCGTTGGTGTAGAAGATCACCGGGCGGCGGTTGAACTGGCTTTCCAGCGCGTCCGCGTACAGCTTTGCCTGCTGCTGCCCGTCCCGGGCGTCACGCCGGGTCCGCTTGGCCTCGATCACGGCGAGAGGCTTGCCATCGTCGCCCCAAAGTACGTAGTCGACGAAGCCCTTGCCGCTCTTGGTGGGCATACCGGAGGCGATCGGGTACTCCGTGTCCTTTCCGGGAGTGAGGAGGTCCCAGCCCGCTTCTTTGAGGAGCAGGTCTATGAACGCGTCGCGGGTCGCCTTCTCGTCGTAGTCGTGAGTGTCCTGCACAGCCTGGTTGGCGGCCTTCGCGGCGGCGATCTGTGCCTTGAGCTCTTCGAGTTGCCGGGCCAGGTCCGCGTTCTGGGCGCGTTCAGCCGCAAGTTGCTCGGCTTGCTGCTTAAAGCGCGCCTCGTCCTCTGCCTCTTTGGCCTTGAGCTCGGCCTGCCTTAGGGCGCGCGCCTGAGGGGAGAGGGGACGCGGTACAACGCTGGTGTCGAATTCCAGGCCGGCGGGGGGCAGTGCGGCGGGCCGGAGTGCATAGGTCCGGGCGAACCAGTAGAGGGAGTGGAACAGCTCCCTGACACTTGCCTCAGCGATGGACTTCGGGACCGGGGCGGCCTTGTGCACGGCATTGTTCCCATGCCGGCGGATGAGGTCCATCTTGGCGTTGACCCTCGGCCCCACGAGCTGCCGAAAGGTCGGCTCGTGGAGCATCGCCGCGAGGTCCTTCTTGTAGGGCTGGCTGAGGCTGCTGTCCTTGTCATACATCCAGCGGGCCGCGATCTCGATGGCGCGGCGGGCGTAGAAGCAGGCGGCTCGGGGATCGTGATGGATCAGCCGCTCGGCGCGGGTCGCTTCATCGTAGAGGGCGGGCCATTCGGCATAGAGGAAGGCGAAGTTGCCACCTGCGGCACGGCCGATGCTACCGGCGGCGGCGCGGTCGCGGGCGGCCCTGTCCTGCTGGGTCCGTCCCTGGCCGTCGCAGTTCTGCAAGTCACCCATGCCGGTGCCCCTCCCCTGTTACGCAGCTCAATCGTACGGGTCCGGGGAGCCCCGGACCCGTACGAGGTCGACAGATCTTGTCCGTCTCCTACGGCAGAGCCGCCCCTGGACCCGGGCTCCCCTGCTCGACCGCAGGGGCGGCGTGTGGTGCGGTCGGCGCTATGCACCGGGTACACCGGAGGCGGCTTACGCCGCGCCGCCGGTCGCCTCATGATCCCAGAGGGCGCCGGAGAAGGCACGGTGTTGCAGGGAGGTGAAGAGTTCGTCGAGGGTGGCGAGGTGGGTCAGGTGACACTGTTTGACCTCCTGCAAACGGTTCAGCCGGCTCAAGAACGCGTGCTGCCGGCCCAAATCCGGCACTGCAATCGGGCTTTCCTTCACAGCGCCCGTACTAATGGTATTGAGTCCAGAAGTCGTGTTCGCCGACCTCAGCAAGTGACGTCTACCCACCGCAGAATTCAGATACATCTCCACATATTCGGGAACGAGATACTGACGATCCACTCGAATCCGGATCAAGTGGTTCTGGTGCGTACAGACATCAATTGAACCGTCCCATAGCGCAACACGTCCAACTTCGGAAGGATTTCCGTGCCCTTCCACAACTAGCAGATCGCCAGCCGCAAGGCGAGTGCGCTCGATTTCTTGCGGACTCGCCTGCAGCGTTTTGATCACATCCAGTTTCAAATAGCCCCTGTAAACATTCGCTACGCGAAGGTAGGGCACCTCCTGAGGCTTGGAAGTCCGGGCGCTTGAAAGCTGGAGTCCTCCCTGCACTTGAGCGAAGTCGGCCAACCTTGCCGACTTCGGCAGATCGCCGAACGTGTCGAGGAAGATGGACTGGGCGAGGTCGTCGAGGAGGTCGATAGCCTCGTGGCGCTTGATACGGAGGGCGTCCACCTGGTCGAAGAAGGCGGCGATGCGCTTCTGCTCCGCAAGTGGGGGCAACGGGACCATAAGGCGTCGCAAGTAGGATTCTGGAACCCGCCTCTGACCGCCACTGCCAGTCATCCGAAGCTCACCCTCGACACGGATCCAATGCTGTCGAAGAAATCTCAGCAAGTATCGTGCGTCCGCGTCTTGCTTAGGCCGAATAACATGGAATTCCGTAGAACCTGCACCGATTTCGTGCTCAAGCCGCGCCTGCGCGATCTTGCCATTTTGGAAACATGGCGTGATTTTCGCGACAAGAATATCTCCGGTGCAGAAAGGCGTGTAACCGGTACGCACTTCACCGTACCGCCGCGTCACACCAGGAGCCGTAGTTCCGAGCTCAGAAACATCCGCCATACCCAGAAATGACACCTCGGTTTCAGGATCGATGGGTTTTTTATGCGACGGATTAATCTCAGCAATATCACCCAACGGCAGGGATGCGAAACTCATGCGAACATCCCTTTCAGCTCCGCCGTGCCCTTAGCGATTTCTTCGTTGAGTTGCTCCAAATCAGCCAGGACCTCCACCGGGGTCCGCGTCACGATCTCCTGGTAAACGATTTCCTTGTATCGGTTCAGGGAGAGGTCGTAGCCCTGGGCCGCGATATCCGCCTTGGGTACGCAGAAACTCTGCTCGGTCCGTGCCCGGCCTCGCTCCGCGCCATCCCGTTCCTGCCAGCGGGCCAGGATGTCGGGGAGGTTATTCCTCAAGAGTTCGTCGGCCGTCAGCGGGTCGCCCTGCGGGCGGACTCCTAGGCGCTCCTCGGGAAGCAACGGGTTCCGCTTGTCATCTAGACTCAGACCGTCCGCTTGCATGTCGTAGAACCAGACATGGTCCGTGCCACCCGAGTCCGTCTTCGTGAAGAACAGGATCGCCGTCGATACACCCGCGTACGGCTTGAACACTCCGCTCGGTAGCTTGACTACCGCTTGGAGCTGCTGCTCCTCCACCAGGATGCGGCGCAGTTCCTTGTGTGCCTTCGTCGAACCGAACAGCACCCCATCGGGGACAATGACGGCCGCCCGGCCACCGGGCTTAAGGAGCCGCAAGAAAAGGGCCAGGAACAGCAGTTCCGTCTTCTTCGTTTTGACGATGCGCTGGAGGTCCACCGCCGTGGACTCGTAGTCCAGGCTCCCCGCGAAAGGTGGGTTCGCGAGGATCAGGGAGTAGCGTTCGGCCTCGTCGGCCGCGCTCTCCGCAAGCGAGTCACGGTGCCGGATGTCCGGGTTCTCCACGCCGTGGAGCAACATGTTCATGGAGCCGATGCGGAGCATCGTGTTGTCGAAGTCGAAGCCGTGGAACGTCTTCTCGTTGAAGCGCTTGCGCTGCTCGGCACCCAGCAGCGACTCGCGGTGTACCCGCTGCATGTACGACGCCGCCTGCACCAGGAAGCCAGCCGTGCCGCACGCCGGGTCGCAGATCTCGTCGCGAGGTCCAGGCTGGGTCATCTCGACCATCAGGTCGATGATGTGCCGCGGCGTGCGGAACTGACCGTTCTGGCCTGACGTGGCGATCTTAGCGAGCAGGTACTCGTAGATGTCGCCCTTAGTGTCGCTGGTGTCCATGGAGATGCCGTCGAGGAGGTCGACGACCTTCGCCAGCAGGTTCGGCCCGGGAATCGTGAACCGGGCGTCCTTCATGTGGTGGGAGTATGTCGATTCGTCCCCGCCCATGCGGCGCAAGTACGGGAAGGCGCCATCGGCGACGACCCCGTACATGATCTCGGGATCCTTGACCTTGAAGTTCTGCCAGCGTAGATCCTGCTGGTCGTCCGTGAAGAAGGGGTCCGGGTCAGGCTTGCCCGTTGCTGTCGCCTTGCGGTCCTTACGGGTCTGGATCTCGTCCAGCCGCTTGATGAAAAGCAGATAGGTGATCTGCTCCATCACCTCCAGTGGGTTGGAGATACCGCCGGACCAGAACGCGTCCCAGACGCGCCCCACCTTGCTCTTCAGTTCGCCCGTAATCACACCGTGGATCCTACGACCACCAAGCCCCCGGGAGGACCATCTTGCGGTCTCCCAGACAGCCCCCGCCCGTTCAGACCCCAACGTCCGCACGCCCGGTCGTGCCCGAACCGCCAGCCAGACGCGGCCCCACCGCAGAGCCGCCAGCCAGGGCCGATACCAGGCGCAGGCCGTACAGCCGGGCTCCGCGCTCCAGCTCGGGCGGCAGCGAGGGTGACTTCGGCAGGATGCCGCCGTCCCGGGTGTCCGTCATTTCCGCCTGCACGAGTCCTACAGCTGGTCGAACCACGGGCAGCTCAAGATCTTCCGCAGACCGGCCCAGCACACTTCCAGGCCGCCGTGCACTTGGATGGCGTTTTCGGCTTCGCCGCCAGAGCAGGCTGAAACCCGCTCACCAATCAACCGACGGTGACGCCCGTCTTGACTGCCCGTCGCTACCTTGGCAGGATCGGACTCAGCAAGCAAAACATCGCGCATATGGCTGCGCAGACCCTGTGGCCGTCCCTTCGGGGGCGGCCACAGACGTGTTTACGGAGGTTCGGTGCATCTTTGCTACATCGACGAGGCGGGCAACGGGCAAACACTTGATCCCGCGCGGCCTGATGCCCCTCCGGTCCTCGTCGTCGGCGGATTCACCGTGCCCCGGAACCACATCAAGTCCCTCACCTGGGCCTTCCTCGACGTCAAGAAGCATTACCGACCGCAGCTTCGGAACGCGGACCAGCTCTCGGACGTGATCCAGCACGAGATCAAGGGCGCGGACGTTCGCAAGAACCTGCGCGCCGGCAACCACGGCTGGCGGCGTGCGGCCATGGAGTTGATCGCTTCACTCCTCGACATGCTGGAGGCTCACGAAGCGCGTCTCCTCGCTCGTGTGTGGATCAAGGAAGAGAGGCTGGCGTTCGACGAGTCCGGAGTCTACCCGGCCTCCGTCGCCGCGCTGAACGAGACCTTCCAGGCGCAGCTCGCCCACGAGCACTCGCGCGGCATGATGGTGCTCGACAGCCGTACGAAGGTGAAGAACGCCCCCAACGTGCACTGCGTGACCACCCGCAAATACCGCACGGGTGGGGACAGCCTGCGCGGGGTCATCGAGTCCCCGGTCTTCGGGCACAGCGACACTCACACGCTCCTCCAAGTCGCTGATTTGGCGGTGTCCTCCCTCCTGTTTCCGATCGCGTGTCATGCCTACCTGAGCGACGTGACGTGGAATGTGCACTGCGACGATGCTTATCGGCCACTGCGAGAGCAGTTCGGTCAACGGCTGAAGAAGCTGCAGTTCCGTTACCAGGACGCCGGAGGGAAGTGGCGGGGTGGGATCGTGGTGTCCGACCGACGGACGCAGCAGCCGTCGAATCTCATGTTCGGCCCCCGCAAGACTCCTGCCCTTCCTTCGGCCTCCATCCCCTACCAGCAGGGCATGCGGTACGGCGATACTCTGCCGGGGGCAGGAGCAACAGAGGGTCTGCCATCCGCGCCCTGATCGAAGCATGTGAACGAAGACGAGGAGACGGGGTGGTAGCCGCGTCAGCTGCCACCCCTGTCGAGGCAGCGCAGCGTTGCTGCAGGAAGAGCCCGCCTTCTCTGGGAGAAATTTGGGAGACGATCATGGAAAAACGGCCTCCCGAGACCCGCTCAGACCAACCCCCACCCCACCCCCTGACCTGCGGTTTCCCGAATCCCGCAGGTCACGCCAGGGCCTCAACTGCCTTCGGGACGAAGAGGCCGTGGGTTCAAATCCCGCCACCCCGACTCCAAAGCAACAGGTCAGGGCCCTGATCTTTTCGAGGATCGGGGCCCTGAGTCGTTCCCGGGGTGGCTTGGGGGCCATGTGGAAGCCAGCCTCGGCATCCCGCTTCCGGGCGGGAACAACCCGACTCGGGGGAACGCCTGAGACGGGCCCCCGGACGGCGCTACCGTCGCCTCGACGGATTGCCGGCCCGGGGGGGACGCCACATGCAGGAAAGATCAGCGGAACAAGGCTCGGAGGCCGTGCCGACGTCCGGACCTCTCATCGCCGGCGAAGTCTCGCTGCCGGAGGTCATGGCCCGGCTCCGGCACGATCGCCCGGTCTTCCACTCCGAGGCGGACCTCCAGCACAGCTTCGCGCGCGTGTTGTGGGAGTTGGCGCCCGAGGTCAGCTCTCGACTCGAAGTACGCCAGGACGTCCCGGACACGACCGGCCGAAGATACCTCGACCTACTCTGCATCGGACCCTCCGCCCGCACCGCCATCGAGTTCAAGTACCGCACGGCCAAGTGGACGGGTACGGCCGGACCTGACCAGGAGCAGTACGCACTACGGTCTCACTCGGCCGCCGACCTGGCCCGGCTCGGCTTCGTCTCCGACATCGCCCGCCTGGAGCGCTTCGGCAACCGCCCCGACCAGAACGGCCTGGCCCTCCTCATCACCAACGAAGCCGGCCTGTGGCTGCCCTCGAAGCAGAACGACACCCGGGACCGTGAATTCCGCCTCCACGAGGGCCGCACCCTCCCGAACCGACTCCTCTGGGGCGGCGGCGACTACCCACGGAACACGCGAACCCTGCACGGCGCCTACACCCTCAACTGGCAGCCCTACTCACTGCAAGACGGACCCGGGGGCGAGTTCCGCTACCTCGCCGTCGTCACCGACCCGGTACCCGTTCCGGATCTCACGACCCGGCCGTAAGGGCCCGAAGGCTGTTCCGTCGTCGCGCAGGCAACACGCCGTTGCCTCCTCGAAGTCGGTACGGCGTCGCCCGGGTGGCCTGGCCGGGTTGCCAGCTCATGGAGGAGCCACCGTAGTTGAGCCCTACGGGCCAGCTCAGCGGCTGTCCGACCTGGGCGGTAGGGCTCCATTGAACAGCACAGTCGACATGGGGGACCCCATATGAGCGCTCAAGCAGATCCATTCCTCAACGGTGTGCCCCCGATGAGTGACTACGAGGGGCAGGTGTGGGCCGCGCTCAACGCGCACTGGGAACGTCGCGACAACCGTCGTGGACTGCCGAACTGGGCGAACGCCGCGCTCGGTCGCACCGGTGAGGCCGCGGGGAGCGCAGTGGGCCGGGTCAGGGGCGCTGTGCCGGAGGCGGTCAAGGCACCGATCCGTCGCGCGGGTGACGCTGTCGCCACCAAAGCTGCCCGACCGGCGCTCGCAGCCGCTACCGCGCTGCTCGAGATGGTCAACGAGTGGGCCTTGGAGCTCAACGACCCGAAAGGCGTCGAGAAGCTCGCCCGCAAACGAGGTGTGGAACTGGACAGCTTCACCGAGCTTCGGCAGAAGGATCTCAAGTCCTGTGACAGGCTCCTGACCTTCAACACCCTCACGTGGCGGACCGCCGGCGCGGTCGAAGGCGGTGCGATGGGGCTGCTGGCCATGGTCCCCGTCGCCGGCATCCCCGTCGCGATGACAGCGGACATCCTCGTGGTCCAGGTCCTGAGCACGTCGATCGCGGCGCGCATCGCGTACTCCTACGGCTACGACGCCAAAGATCCCGACGAGCAGACCTTCATCCAGCGTCTCGTACGCCGGTCCTTCATGGCCCAGGCAACCAAGGTCGAGCCGTTGCGCGACACCGCTCGGGCGGCGGATGCGCTCAGAGGACGGATACGGTGGTCGGACAAACTCCGCCAAGACCATCACCTCGTGGCCGCCCTGGAGAAGCTGCTGCAGCAACTCGGTCCGGCCGGCTCCAAGGTGTCGGTCCAGGACGTCGCCAAGGTCGTGCCGGTCGTGGGTGTCCTTGTCGGTGCCGGTATGAATGCCGCGATCCTCGGCAGGGTGGCCGCTGACGCCCAGCGGTACTGCCAGACGCGATTCCTGTGCGACAAGTACGGACTGCCGCTACCGATCGCGCTCGCAACGGACCGGGGCGACGACCTCGACGACCACGCCATCTAGCCAGGCCAGCCCGCACGACGACGATCCGGAACTTGTCACATCGACGCCTGCGAGCACCCCGTCCTCAACCCCACCGAGCAGGTCCTCCGCTAGCTGCAGGCCGGCGAAACGGTCCCCTCGAAGCAGTTGATGTCGGATGGACTGTCCGTCGCCGGCGACACGCACCGGCGGATCTACGGCCGGCAGGGTCACCCTTTGCACTGCGGGCGTCGGCATCCGAGGCCGATCGTCAGACCTGACGATCGGCTACCGCACCGCGTCAGAGGCTCCCGACCCGGCGGCCCAGGTCGCCCACGGCGCCACCTGCGACGACCTCGACGACCTCGACGACCTCGACGACGGCACCCTCGTACCGCAC encodes:
- a CDS encoding EcsC family protein; the encoded protein is MSDYEGQVWAALNAHWERRDNRRGLPNWANAALGRTGEAAGSAVGRVRGAVPEAVKAPIRRAGDAVATKAARPALAAATALLEMVNEWALELNDPKGVEKLARKRGVELDSFTELRQKDLKSCDRLLTFNTLTWRTAGAVEGGAMGLLAMVPVAGIPVAMTADILVVQVLSTSIAARIAYSYGYDAKDPDEQTFIQRLVRRSFMAQATKVEPLRDTARAADALRGRIRWSDKLRQDHHLVAALEKLLQQLGPAGSKVSVQDVAKVVPVVGVLVGAGMNAAILGRVAADAQRYCQTRFLCDKYGLPLPIALATDRGDDLDDHAI